The genomic interval GGCTATTGGTCTATTGCCCAGGGTGGATGGGTGATGCACTTTGCCCATGACCGCGCTCCAGCGGACTTCATGCTGGGCATCTCTACGCCAAACATCACACCTCGTGAGCAGATTCGATATCAAGTGGCTTCCGTTGTTTTAGAGAATGGCGGGACAGAGCAGTTTGCCGAGCGTTTTACACGATACTTAACGGGCTATGTGGATTACTTGCGCACCCGTGAAGGGTACCAAGCGTGGATGCGTGAAGATTCACTCCTCAGAGATGATGAGCGCATGTACGATTTAGAAGACTTCTTTGCCTTCAGCGATCTCGTCCATCGCGAGCCTCCCTCGGAGTTGCCTCCATTTGACTCTTGTCAAGTCAATCCGAGCGCCCGCAACTTGGATTTCGATCCCGTGAATTCTTATGCCTCCCTGGACATTCCGGTTCTCTTGATTTACGGCCGGGAAGACCAGACCCTACCCTTGCGGGACAATATTGAGCGCGTACTCCCGGTGGCTAAACGCGAAGGACAAATTCAATTCAAGGCCTATTTCCACGCGGATGAAAGCATGCGCGATCAAGGGCGATTCCCGGAAGGTTTTATGGACCTCATGGGCGGCTTCGTTCGAGAGCCCGGCATGCGAATTCCAACCGAATAGCGTTACTTTAGCAACACGTGAAACTCAGAGCAGAACATTTGGTCAAGCGCTACAAGCAGCGCACGGTAGTGAAAGGCGTCAGTGTTGAAGTCAACCAAGGCGAAATCGTGGGGCTGTTGGGTCCCAATGGAGCGGGAAAAACGACGAGCTTTTACATGATTGTAGGCCTTATAAAGCCCAATGAAGGCGGTGTTTTCCTCGACGATGAGGACATTACCAAGCTTCCGATGTACAAGCGCGCTCGAAAAGGCGTAGGCTATTTGGCTCAGGAAGCCAGCGTGTTTAGGAAGCTCAGCATTGAAGACAACCTTCGAGGTGTGCTTCAAATGACCGGGTTGTCCAAGGCGGAACAAAAAGATAAACTCGAGGACTTGTTGGACGAGTTTGGCCTTCAGCACATCCGCAAGAACCGTGGAGATTTGCTGAGTGGTGGGGAACGCCGACGTACCGAGATTGCTCGAGCATTGGCGGTTGATCCAAAGTTCATCTTGCTCGATGAGCCCTTTGCAGGTGTAGACCCCATTGCGGTGGAAGATATTCAGAGCATTGTCGAGAAGCTCAAAGAGAAGAACATCGGAATCCTCATTACAGACCACAATGTTCAGGAGACCTTGAGCATCACCGACCGAACTTACTTGCTCTTCGAAGGGCGCATTCTCAAGTCCGGTTCTGCTGAGGAATTGGCGGAGGACGAACAAGTCCGTAAGGTATACCTCGGCGAAAAATTTGAGCTCCGTCGCTCCTAATCTCTGAGCTTGATGAATCAACTGATCCTCATTACAGGGGGCTCCAGCGGAATTGGTAAAGCAGCTGCTCGAATCCTTGTGAACGAAGGCGCGAACGTTGTTCTCGTTGCTCGCAATCAAGAGAAGTTAGAAGCCGCGGCACAGGAGCTTGACCCAAGTGGAGAGCACGTCTCTACTTATTCCATCGATTTAAGTGACCCCCAGGCTGTTCAGCGCGGAGCTTCGCAAATCACCGAGGAAAGAGGTGTTCCCGACGTGGTCATCAACAGTGCTGGTGCGGGCGAATGGCTTTCGCTCGAGGAGTCAACCGCCGAACATTACTTCGAGACCATAAAATCACCCTATCTCGCTACAGCCTATACCGTGAAGGTTTTCTACGATCTCATGAGAAAGCGTGGTACGGGACATTTCATCATTGTCAACTCGGTAGCCAGCTACGTGCCTATTCCGGGTGCCATTGGATACGCCACTTCCCGTTCAGCCATGCAAGGCTTTGCGCAGTCGCTGCAAGCAGACTTGCACTCCACGGACTTCAAAGTCTC from Cryomorphaceae bacterium carries:
- a CDS encoding SDR family NAD(P)-dependent oxidoreductase — its product is MNQLILITGGSSGIGKAAARILVNEGANVVLVARNQEKLEAAAQELDPSGEHVSTYSIDLSDPQAVQRGASQITEERGVPDVVINSAGAGEWLSLEESTAEHYFETIKSPYLATAYTVKVFYDLMRKRGTGHFIIVNSVASYVPIPGAIGYATSRSAMQGFAQSLQADLHSTDFKVSLISLGKVDSPYFTTNARSEERIPKVVDWLVRTLTEEQAGRAVAQLVHRPKNITIKPPMMRFLIVLSRYFPGTFRWAMRRTGYQSSKSSNS
- a CDS encoding alpha/beta fold hydrolase, with protein sequence MSRIALIAGLFLLVLGACGPKTSAIRTEEVSFTSLGDTLHGVLSKPKGKGPFPAVVMIHGAAPATRKNYQEFTRALVHQGVAVLNYDKRGCGASGGVMWYADLNDLGSDAAAGLSLLKNREDIDSDRLGYWSIAQGGWVMHFAHDRAPADFMLGISTPNITPREQIRYQVASVVLENGGTEQFAERFTRYLTGYVDYLRTREGYQAWMREDSLLRDDERMYDLEDFFAFSDLVHREPPSELPPFDSCQVNPSARNLDFDPVNSYASLDIPVLLIYGREDQTLPLRDNIERVLPVAKREGQIQFKAYFHADESMRDQGRFPEGFMDLMGGFVREPGMRIPTE
- the lptB gene encoding LPS export ABC transporter ATP-binding protein, which codes for MKLRAEHLVKRYKQRTVVKGVSVEVNQGEIVGLLGPNGAGKTTSFYMIVGLIKPNEGGVFLDDEDITKLPMYKRARKGVGYLAQEASVFRKLSIEDNLRGVLQMTGLSKAEQKDKLEDLLDEFGLQHIRKNRGDLLSGGERRRTEIARALAVDPKFILLDEPFAGVDPIAVEDIQSIVEKLKEKNIGILITDHNVQETLSITDRTYLLFEGRILKSGSAEELAEDEQVRKVYLGEKFELRRS